In one Natronosalvus amylolyticus genomic region, the following are encoded:
- a CDS encoding FAD-dependent oxidoreductase, translated as MSGKYDLIIVGGGISGASLLYATAKFTDIESIALLEKEAEISAINSHHANNSQTLHFGDIETNYTLEKAEKVKEGAEMLAGYLEHYDSERALHAKRNKMVLAVGDEEVAQLESRYDEEGFGDLFPKLEAIGREEIAELEPKVVEGRDPTDELLALQTPDGYVVDYGEVAKSMVEQADEEANVDVFTATEVTDITETYDGFTLDTARGKFDCEVAVVAAGSHSLQIAKEMGYGEDKVLLPIAGSFFLAENFLNGKVYTLQMKKLPFAAVHGDADVHDPSITRFGPTAKLVPTLERGRLSTVEDFIDVFGFNPAALASYGNILADRILFPYVVRNLAYDVPEVGPKSFLPHVQKVVPSATLDDIERAEGYGGVRPQIVDTKRKSLDMGEAKIVGDDIIFNITPSPGASTSLKNAMQDAQTVVDCFDDEYTFDEAAFRADTIDQFPRAEVELSAEAEADTKAESSAD; from the coding sequence ATGTCTGGCAAATATGACCTCATTATCGTCGGCGGTGGTATCAGTGGCGCGTCACTGTTGTACGCCACGGCGAAGTTCACCGATATCGAGTCGATAGCACTGCTCGAGAAAGAAGCCGAGATTTCGGCGATCAACTCCCATCACGCGAACAACTCCCAGACGCTGCACTTCGGGGATATCGAGACCAACTACACCCTCGAGAAGGCCGAGAAAGTCAAAGAGGGAGCAGAGATGCTGGCAGGGTATCTCGAGCACTACGATTCCGAGCGAGCGCTCCACGCCAAGCGAAACAAGATGGTGCTTGCCGTCGGCGACGAGGAGGTCGCCCAACTCGAGTCCCGTTACGACGAGGAGGGCTTTGGCGACCTGTTCCCGAAACTCGAGGCGATCGGCCGTGAGGAAATCGCCGAACTCGAGCCGAAGGTCGTCGAGGGTCGCGATCCGACCGACGAACTACTCGCCTTGCAAACTCCCGACGGATACGTCGTCGACTACGGCGAGGTCGCCAAGTCGATGGTCGAGCAAGCCGACGAGGAGGCCAACGTGGACGTGTTCACGGCGACGGAAGTCACTGATATCACCGAAACGTACGACGGGTTCACGCTCGACACCGCCCGCGGGAAGTTCGACTGTGAGGTGGCCGTGGTTGCGGCGGGCTCACACAGCCTCCAGATCGCGAAGGAGATGGGCTACGGCGAAGACAAGGTCTTACTCCCCATTGCGGGCAGTTTCTTCCTCGCAGAAAACTTCCTCAACGGGAAGGTTTACACCTTACAGATGAAGAAACTCCCGTTCGCTGCAGTCCACGGCGATGCCGACGTGCACGACCCCTCCATCACGCGATTCGGCCCGACCGCGAAACTCGTGCCGACGCTCGAGCGCGGGCGACTCTCGACGGTCGAGGATTTCATCGACGTGTTCGGCTTCAACCCGGCGGCACTGGCCAGCTATGGAAACATCCTGGCCGACCGAATCCTGTTCCCCTACGTCGTGCGCAACCTCGCCTACGACGTCCCCGAAGTCGGTCCGAAATCGTTCCTCCCGCACGTACAGAAGGTCGTTCCGAGTGCCACGCTCGACGATATCGAGCGCGCTGAAGGCTACGGTGGCGTCCGCCCGCAGATCGTCGACACGAAGCGAAAATCCCTCGACATGGGCGAAGCCAAGATCGTCGGTGACGACATCATCTTCAACATCACGCCTTCGCCGGGTGCTTCCACGAGTTTGAAAAACGCCATGCAAGACGCACAGACCGTGGTCGACTGCTTCGACGACGAGTACACGTTCGACGAAGCTGCGTTCCGTGCTGACACCATCGACCAGTTCCCGCGTGCTGAAGTCGAGCTGAGCGCGGAAGCTGAAGCCGACACGAAAGCCGAATCGTCCGCGGACTGA